The following are encoded in a window of Platichthys flesus chromosome 11, fPlaFle2.1, whole genome shotgun sequence genomic DNA:
- the cep76 gene encoding centrosomal protein of 76 kDa, which produces MSLPPEKVSELKQIIHNHLLKSGIRGKIREVLAENVKDDRGQSHQSLSEADFLRTLQSRGIIDDVMKDLHFDQEAIMDEKKGSHPKRAPDFIDKEITQLKKSNIDPSRRYLYLQVLGGKAFLEHLQEPEPLPGQVCSTFTLYVHFRNQRFHSKPVPCACEPNLEEGLLFEIHRDGIGESNKMADATALLSVSDPVHLVLIKTDTYSETTLVSSYFLDWRIVLGAPSGKTCLGVELMGVGSESKVPAGVLTVSMELYPPLTETLSTDIISTQQTLERKRTAEKERLFLVYAKQWWREFLEIRPSHQSKMVKIFAQDENGVNQPVCSYVRVLRVGRLLETPRQAARFVSLLAHEKAPVVGGGGQEQWCTLMAFLCRGKGDCEDHATLLCSLLLGFGLDAYVCVGTKAKGVPHTWVLTRGTDGSITFWESLTAHRYLHQAIDPEALPLAPQPKPSSPYRTVGCVFNHQNFMANCQPSDAVELCVFDFQNQSCWKVMSENALKSVCDPGPVTSLPLQPSLCASSLDPASSSNQLEFEMRYLVSEHRKDLELATVWDDHLSYLLSSALSAYELERCTGVSCGNEEFQDAVRRAVPDGLTFKGFPIHFLHRSARRAFATCLRSPFCQEIVSCRGDHVRLAVRARVFVYPENVCAVWLMFACKYRSVI; this is translated from the exons ATGTCTCTGCCTCCAGAGAAAGTTTCTGAGCTGAAGCAAATCATTCACAACCATCTGCTCAAG AGTGGTATACGTGGTAAGATCCGAGAGGTGCTGGCTGAAAATGTGAAGGATGATCGAGGGCAATCACATCAATCTCTATCTGAGGCAGATTTTTTAAGAACTCTGCAGAGCAGGGGTATCATAGATGATGTAATGAAGGACCTACACTTTGACCAG GAGGCAATcatggatgaaaaaaaaggatCTCATCCCAAGCGTGCTCCTGACTTTATTGACAAAGAAATCACTCAGCtgaagaaat CCAATATTGATCCATCAAGACGTTACCTGTATCTGCAAGTACTTGGTGGTAAGGCCTTTCTGGAGCACCTCCAGGAGCCTGAGCCTTTACCAGGTCAAGTGTGTTCGACATTTACACTCTATGTGCACTTCCGCAACCAGAGGTTTCACTCAAAGCCAGTGCCCTGTGCCTGTGAACCCAACCTCGAGGAGGGCTTACTCTTCGAGATTCATAGAGATGGAATAG GAGAAAGCAATAAAATGGCAGATGCAACTGCCTTGCTGTCAGTGAGTGACCCGGTTCACTTGGTACTGATTAAAACAGACACCTACAGTGAGACAACGCTGGTCTCATCCTACTTCTTGGACTGGAGGATAGTCCTCGGCGCACCCAGTGGAAAGACCTGCCTTGGTGTAGAGCTGATGGGAGTTG GCAGTGAATCTAAAGTCCCAGCTGGTGTTCTGACAGTCAGTATGGAGCTCTACCCTCCTCTCACAGAGACTCTGAGCACTGATATCATCAGCACACAG CAAACCCTGGAAAGAAAGAGGACAGCTGAGAAGGAGAGACTCTTCCTGGTTTATGCCAAACAGTGGTGGAGGGAGTTCCTTGAGATACGACCGTCGCACCAATCCAAAATGGTCAAGATATTTGCGCAG GATGAAAATGGCGTCAACCAACCAGTGTGTTCCTATGTGCGTGTCCTCCGGGTGGGCCGGCTGCTGGAGACTCCTCGACAGGCAGCCCGTTTTGTCAGCCTGCTGGCCCATGAGAAGGCTCCTGTGGTGGGAGGGGGTGGGCAGGAGCAATGGTGCACATTAATGGCTTTCCTATGCAGAGGGAAG GGGGATTGTGAAGACCACGCAACGCTGCTGTGCAGCCTCCTGCTGGGATTTGGTTTGgatgcgtatgtgtgtgtaggcacCAAAGCAAAGGGAGTGCCACACACCTGGGTCCTGACCCGCGGTACTGATGGGAGCATTACATTCTGGGAGAGCCTAACAGCACACag ATACCTCCATCAGGCCATTGACCCAGAAGCTCTGCCTCTGGCCCCACAGCCCAAACCCTCATCCCCCTACCGCACTGTGGGTTGTGTCTTCAACCACCAGAACTTCATGGCCAACTGCCAGCCATCTGATGCTGTAGAGCTTTGTGTCTTTGACTTCCAG aATCAATCTTGTTGGAAGGTGATGAGTGAAAATGCACTGAAGTCTGTCTGTGACCCAGGCCCAGTCACCTCTCTGCCCCTTCAGCCTTCGCTCTGTGCCTCATCTCTGGATCCTGCTTCATCTAGCAACCAGTTGGAGTTTGAGATGCGTTACCTGGTTTCGGAGCACAGGAAG GACCTGGAGCTGGCAACAGTGTGGGATGATCACCTGTCCTACCTGCTCTCCTCGGCTTTATCAGCCTATGAGCTGGAGCGCTGCACTGGTGTGTCTTGTGGAAATGAGGAGTTCCAGGATGCAGTGAGGAGGGCAGTGCCAGATGGACTCACCTTCAAAGGCTTCCCCATACACTTCCTGCACCGCAGTGCTCGTAGAGCCTTTGCTACTTGTCTAAG GTCTCCTTTCTGTCAGGAAATAGTAAGTTGCCGTGGTGACCATGTGCGGCTGGCAGTAAGAGCTCGGGTGTTTGTGTATCCAGAGAATGTTTGTGCAGTGTGGCTCATGTTTGCATGTAAATATCGTTCTGTAATCTAA